In Huiozyma naganishii CBS 8797 chromosome 5, complete genome, the genomic window CTGAGCGGTTGATCGCGGAGACTACGAGGGACGAGCTTGTGCGGCATGTCGCTGGGTCGCTCGTGGACGTGTCCGTAAAGCAGTGGGCGAGCGGGTGGGGGCGGACGTCAGGAGACCAGGAAGACCAGCAAGGAGACCATCAGGGTCCTGGCCAGGACCCTGATGGTTCCGCTGGTCCCGCCAGCTCCACTGCCCCTCCACTATTAGATATCCTTCTCGATAGACTTATCGCACGGATGGTCCCGCGGGAGTTGCCCGAGAGGGAGAAGCTTGTTGAGTCCGTGTCCCCTGGGGGTCCCGATTCCCCAGCGATCAGTGCCTCAGTGTTGGCCTCAAACATGAAGCGGATGGGGAAGCAAATGGAGCATTTGTTTGCCGCGCAGGACCGGCTCGTGCGTGTGCTCACGTGGCGCAACGAGACGGGTACGCTCGTCCTCTTGCTCGCCTTGACAGTGTTCTGCTACAACCCGATGTACCTCGTGCTTCTTCCCCTGCTGGCGCTGCTCTTCGGTGTCGTTGTCCCCGCGTATAGGGAGCGGCACCCACGGGAACTGCATGTGGTACCTTCTCGGGCACAGGGCCGCACACTCGGTAAATCGCTACTCAAAAGGGTCGCAAGGGCAAGCTGCGGGTCTGCAGTGCACAGGAAGACCGTAGAGGAGGCGCTCCTCGAGGATAACGCGAACCTTCAATTGCTCGTGAACCTCAGAGATTTCCAGAACATGGGAACCACCACGCTACGACTTACGGATGCAATCAACCACTTCCTCACTGTGACCTGTGCGTTCCATGACGAGAGACGTACGACTTTGTTCTTTGCCGGCGGGATCACCTCTTACATCATTCTCCAACTCGCGTCGAAGTACGTCAACTGGAGTCTCCTCGTCAGCGCGGCCCTATGGACCCTCATGCTCGCGACACACCCGAGGGTCAGACCGCGACTCCACAACGCAATGAAAAGAATCCACCACCACCCGTCACAAACCAACACCGAGGGATCCCCCGGTGCTGGACTACACGATGTGGTCGTCGATGACCAACCGGTCACGGGGCACGTAGAGATATTCGCCATATACAGGGAGGCACTCGTCCCTGGGAGTTATAAGTTCTTCCTGTGGTCTCCAAACGTGTTCGACCCACAGGACGAGTGCCGAAGGGCACAGCAGGCCCCACCCGGTGTCAGAGAGCTCGAGGACGTTCTGCCGCCGGACGGCTGGACGTTTGACGCGAACTCCACCTGGGTGCTCGACCGCGACGTCGCACGGTGGTCTAGCGAGAAGTCGCTCCAGTTGCAATTGGACGACGAAGCGTTCCTCAGGGACACGGTGTTCAAAAGGCAACGGTTCACCCGCAGAGTCATCAGATTGGTCGAGTGATCAGATGCAAGATTAATAATAGGTAGGTAGTATTACACACATACGTAACATGAATTCATCACGATGGTACGCCCTCGAACTCCGATTTGGAGATTTGGTTCACGACACGTCGCCAGTTCTTCCTGTTGTCATGGATTGGCACGCTCACCACAGTTAGATACAGGACAACGAGCAGGAGGCACGCGGAGACGGCCACGACGGGGACCAGCGACGCCACGAAACTCCGCTTGGAGACGGCGTTCT contains:
- the PEX28 gene encoding Pex28p (similar to Saccharomyces cerevisiae PEX28 (YHR150W); ancestral locus Anc_5.103) — its product is MPSQWRQYVLRGSERLIAETTRDELVRHVAGSLVDVSVKQWASGWGRTSGDQEDQQGDHQGPGQDPDGSAGPASSTAPPLLDILLDRLIARMVPRELPEREKLVESVSPGGPDSPAISASVLASNMKRMGKQMEHLFAAQDRLVRVLTWRNETGTLVLLLALTVFCYNPMYLVLLPLLALLFGVVVPAYRERHPRELHVVPSRAQGRTLGKSLLKRVARASCGSAVHRKTVEEALLEDNANLQLLVNLRDFQNMGTTTLRLTDAINHFLTVTCAFHDERRTTLFFAGGITSYIILQLASKYVNWSLLVSAALWTLMLATHPRVRPRLHNAMKRIHHHPSQTNTEGSPGAGLHDVVVDDQPVTGHVEIFAIYREALVPGSYKFFLWSPNVFDPQDECRRAQQAPPGVRELEDVLPPDGWTFDANSTWVLDRDVARWSSEKSLQLQLDDEAFLRDTVFKRQRFTRRVIRLVE